The following proteins are encoded in a genomic region of Corynebacterium atypicum:
- the ispD gene encoding 2-C-methyl-D-erythritol 4-phosphate cytidylyltransferase — MDTHGSARTSRPVTALIAAAGRGTRLGERLPKAFVALRGRSLLERSIRAMITSEVVDQIVVLVSADMEDFARDLLRRRGLPGTAPDVPAIRIVRGGGERADSVWAGLKAIEHGDGVVLIHDAARALTPPGLIARVARKVREGAQAVIPVVPVVDTIKEVAGERVVGTPDRARLRAVQTPQGFDLVSLRAANRAYFGLSEPGFVATDDASLMEWFGVPVECVPGDPMAFKITTPVDLKLARAIVDEAEPTIFEVPGHLPSTPQP; from the coding sequence ATGGATACTCACGGTTCTGCGCGGACGTCTCGGCCGGTGACCGCGTTGATTGCCGCAGCGGGGCGCGGCACGAGGCTCGGCGAGCGGTTACCCAAGGCGTTCGTCGCGCTGCGCGGGCGCAGTCTCCTCGAGCGCTCGATTAGGGCCATGATCACCTCCGAGGTGGTCGACCAGATCGTGGTGCTGGTCAGCGCAGACATGGAGGATTTTGCGCGCGACCTGCTGCGCCGGCGCGGGTTGCCTGGGACGGCGCCGGACGTGCCCGCGATCCGGATCGTGCGCGGCGGCGGCGAGCGCGCCGACAGCGTCTGGGCGGGGCTTAAGGCGATCGAACACGGCGACGGCGTGGTGCTGATTCACGACGCCGCTCGGGCGCTCACCCCACCCGGGCTCATCGCCAGGGTGGCCAGGAAGGTGCGCGAGGGCGCCCAGGCGGTGATCCCCGTGGTGCCCGTGGTGGACACCATCAAGGAGGTGGCCGGTGAGCGCGTTGTAGGCACCCCAGACCGCGCGCGACTGCGCGCCGTGCAGACCCCGCAGGGCTTCGATCTGGTCAGCCTGCGCGCCGCCAACCGCGCCTACTTCGGCCTGTCCGAGCCTGGCTTCGTCGCCACCGATGACGCCTCGCTGATGGAGTGGTTCGGCGTGCCGGTGGAGTGCGTGCCCGGCGACCCGATGGCGTTCAAGATCACCACGCCCGTCGATTTGAAGCTGGCGCGCGCGATCGTCGACGAAGCCGAACCGACAATTTTTGAGGTGCCAGGCCACCTGCCCAGCACTCCGCAGCCCTAA
- a CDS encoding CarD family transcriptional regulator, with product MDYQVGSVVVYPHHGAAVIKDIEQREIKGEKLDFLVLKVNQSDLVVRVPVKNAELVGVRDVVDDKGLRTLFGVMRATDVEEAGNWSRRYKANQERLASGDVNKVAEVVRDLWRRDQSRGLSAGEKRMLSKARQVLVGEIALAEPGDKKLGAKVLEEAESHVRRMREAAGLSTTDAEVKPDDTDVDMDDLSFDDD from the coding sequence GTGGATTATCAGGTCGGATCTGTCGTGGTGTACCCGCACCACGGCGCGGCGGTGATCAAGGATATCGAGCAACGCGAGATCAAGGGCGAAAAGCTCGACTTCCTCGTCTTGAAAGTTAACCAGTCCGACCTCGTGGTCCGCGTCCCAGTCAAAAATGCAGAGCTGGTCGGCGTGCGCGACGTCGTAGACGATAAGGGCCTGCGCACCCTCTTCGGGGTCATGCGCGCCACCGACGTCGAGGAGGCCGGCAACTGGTCTCGGCGCTACAAGGCGAACCAGGAGCGGCTGGCCTCGGGCGACGTGAACAAGGTCGCCGAGGTGGTGCGCGACCTCTGGCGCCGCGACCAGTCGCGGGGTCTTTCCGCGGGCGAGAAGCGGATGCTCTCTAAGGCCCGCCAGGTGCTCGTCGGGGAGATCGCGCTGGCCGAGCCCGGCGATAAAAAGCTGGGCGCCAAGGTGCTTGAGGAGGCCGAAAGCCACGTGCGGCGCATGCGCGAGGCCGCCGGGCTGTCCACTACCGACGCGGAGGTCAAGCCCGACGACACCGACGTGGACATGGATGACTTGAGCTTCGACGACGACTAG
- the radA gene encoding DNA repair protein RadA, with amino-acid sequence MAKKPRSQFVCSECGFSTTKWLGRCPDCGSWGTLEERAPAVPSAGGSAAAGAAAGGLQAIAPTSPAAPMTRISADASQSVGTGIGELDRVLGSGIVPGSVVLLAGEPGVGKSTLLLEVAARWARQPGANGTPRTVLYVTAEESAGQVRLRAERTGAVEDTLFLAAENNLDVVFGHVEEVKPSLIIVDSVQTMQAPGVDGVAGGVAQSRAVTAALTSMAKSSGIPVLLVGHVTKDGNVAGPRVLEHLVDVVLSFEGDKHSSLRMLRGLKNRFGATDEVSCFEQTESGIEEVPDPSGLFPSHRGSTPDGSAVTVAMDGVRPILAEVQSLAVHTGAKNPRRVVTGLDHNRVPMVLAVLAARVGLDTQDKDVYVATVGGVRIGEPATDLAVALATASTIAGRALPEKVAIGEVGLAGELRRVPNLERRLAEAARLGYQTAIVPQGSRGTKNPPRQAAGRSGSHRQARSLRRSPPPGWPPRVRAKVSVPARGTSQKRRPGEKAPHPKCRAFALRSQVKRLRRRGVIA; translated from the coding sequence ATGGCTAAGAAACCCCGCTCGCAGTTCGTCTGCTCCGAATGTGGTTTTAGCACCACCAAGTGGCTCGGCCGCTGCCCAGATTGCGGCAGTTGGGGCACCCTCGAGGAGCGCGCCCCGGCAGTCCCCTCGGCCGGCGGGTCCGCGGCGGCGGGTGCGGCCGCCGGAGGCCTCCAGGCGATCGCCCCCACCAGCCCCGCCGCGCCCATGACCCGGATTTCCGCGGACGCTTCGCAGAGCGTAGGCACCGGCATCGGGGAACTCGACCGGGTTCTTGGCAGCGGTATCGTCCCGGGCAGCGTGGTCCTCCTCGCCGGCGAGCCCGGGGTGGGCAAGTCCACGTTGCTGCTCGAGGTGGCCGCCCGCTGGGCGCGGCAGCCAGGCGCTAACGGGACACCGCGCACCGTCCTCTACGTCACCGCCGAGGAATCCGCCGGCCAGGTGCGCCTGCGTGCGGAGCGCACCGGGGCGGTGGAAGATACGCTCTTTCTAGCCGCGGAGAACAACCTCGACGTAGTCTTCGGCCACGTCGAGGAGGTCAAACCCTCCCTGATAATCGTCGACTCGGTGCAGACCATGCAGGCACCCGGGGTGGATGGCGTAGCCGGCGGGGTGGCGCAGTCGCGGGCAGTGACCGCGGCGCTGACCAGCATGGCCAAGAGCTCCGGCATTCCGGTGTTGCTGGTCGGCCACGTGACCAAGGACGGCAACGTGGCCGGCCCCCGGGTGCTCGAGCACTTAGTCGACGTGGTCTTGAGCTTCGAGGGCGACAAGCACTCAAGCCTGCGGATGCTGCGCGGGTTGAAGAACCGGTTCGGCGCCACCGACGAGGTCAGCTGCTTCGAACAGACGGAAAGCGGCATCGAGGAGGTACCCGACCCCTCCGGGCTCTTCCCCTCTCACCGGGGCAGCACACCGGACGGCTCCGCAGTTACTGTGGCCATGGACGGGGTGCGGCCGATCCTGGCGGAGGTGCAGTCCTTAGCGGTGCACACCGGGGCCAAGAACCCGCGCCGCGTGGTTACGGGCCTGGACCACAACCGGGTGCCGATGGTGCTCGCTGTTCTGGCCGCCCGGGTGGGCCTGGATACCCAGGACAAGGACGTCTACGTCGCCACCGTGGGCGGGGTGCGCATCGGCGAGCCCGCGACCGACCTCGCGGTGGCCCTGGCCACAGCGTCTACCATCGCGGGACGGGCGCTGCCGGAGAAGGTTGCCATCGGCGAGGTCGGGCTGGCCGGGGAGTTGCGCCGGGTGCCCAACCTCGAGCGGCGGCTGGCCGAGGCCGCCCGCCTGGGCTACCAGACCGCGATCGTGCCGCAGGGATCCCGAGGCACCAAAAACCCGCCGCGGCAGGCGGCGGGAAGATCCGGGTCACACCGGCAGGCACGCTCGCTGAGGCGATCGCCACCGCCGGGTTGGCCCCCTCGGGTGCGCGCAAAGGTCAGCGTCCCAGCGCGCGGGACTAGCCAGAAGCGCCGACCTGGAGAGAAGGCCCCGCACCCCAAATGCAGAGCCTTCGCGCTAAGAAGCCAGGTTAAACGGCTGCGCCGCCGAGGGGTTATTGCCTAG
- a CDS encoding carbonic anhydrase, giving the protein MANAQASGFPQQVWEALKEGNRRFREELYLRPHQDAPTRFAMRSGQHPRAVVLACSDSRVPVEIVFDCGLGDLFIVRTAGEILDSAVLGSIEFAIRGLGVDLLVVLGHESCGAVKAASAALREGTVPDGWQRTLVEKVAPALMTARAQGKTDPADFERAHLAGVLEQLRERLSGMDELVASGKLGVVGLRYLLKDSSLEVLETYGVTA; this is encoded by the coding sequence ATGGCGAATGCACAAGCTTCTGGCTTCCCGCAACAGGTCTGGGAGGCCCTTAAGGAAGGAAACAGGCGGTTCCGCGAAGAGCTCTATTTGCGCCCGCACCAAGACGCACCCACCCGATTCGCCATGCGCTCCGGCCAGCACCCGCGCGCCGTCGTGCTGGCCTGCTCCGATTCCCGCGTGCCCGTCGAGATCGTCTTTGATTGCGGCCTCGGCGACCTCTTCATCGTGCGCACCGCCGGCGAGATCCTTGACTCCGCCGTCTTAGGATCCATCGAGTTTGCCATCCGCGGGCTCGGGGTGGATCTGCTGGTTGTGCTCGGGCATGAAAGCTGCGGGGCTGTCAAGGCTGCGAGCGCCGCGCTGCGCGAGGGTACCGTGCCCGATGGCTGGCAACGCACCCTGGTAGAGAAGGTAGCTCCAGCGCTGATGACGGCGCGCGCACAGGGCAAAACCGACCCTGCCGACTTCGAGCGCGCCCACCTCGCCGGCGTGCTGGAGCAGCTGCGCGAGCGCCTGAGCGGGATGGACGAGCTTGTGGCCTCCGGTAAACTTGGCGTGGTGGGGCTGCGCTACCTTCTCAAGGACTCCAGCCTGGAGGTTCTGGAGACCTACGGAGTGACCGCCTAG